The genome window CTGGTTGGTCAAGATGGTAATCCCTACTTCTTTATTACCGGCCGCATCAAAGAGCTGATCATTCGCGGTGGGGTGAACTACTCTCCCTTCGACATAGATGAGGTTCTTAACGCGATTCCGGGAGTGCGTGCTGCCATGGCTGTAGGCTTTGAGAACGACTACTATGGAGAGGAGATCGGTGCCTATGTACAACGTGAAGAGGGCAGCGATCTCACCGAAGAGGCCATTATAGCTGCCTGTAGAAAGCGATTGCCTTTCGAAAAATGCCCCAAAGTGGTCGTCTTCGGCGAGACCTTTCCGGTTACCTCCACTGGAAAATACCAAAGAAACAAGCTGAAACCCTTGTTCTCCGCCTGGAAGTCGGTACAATTTAGGGAAGAGAAGCCTACAAACTAGGAGTGCACACCGAAAATGCAGCTTGGCGAAAAGAGTTGGCCCGAAGCCCATGAGCTGGCCGATAAGGTGGTTGTGTTGCCCCTTGGTTCTTTCGAACAGCATGGGCACCATCTCCCTTTGCTTACCGATACGCTCATCTGCACCGAAATTGCTCGCCGCGCCGAAGCCGCCCTTGGCGATGCGGTTCTTTTTCTACCAGTGCTCTGGGTGGGCGCTTCCGATCATCATCGCGCCTTTCCGGGCACCATTAGCGTCAGCAACGAACTCTACGTCGCTCTCCTCTGCGATATGATCGAAAGCCTTATCGGATCGGGCTTCCGAAAGATCTTTCTCCTCAATGCCCATGGAGGCAACATCACACCGGGACGCATGGCCATCTATCGCGCTCAGATGCGACATAAGGACCTCACCGATCTGTGGATCGCCCTAGGAACCTGGTGGACGCTCGCTGCCGACGCGGTTGCGGCTGTGCCAGAGCTCCAGCAACTTGTGGTGAGCCATGCCTGTGAACAAGAGACCAGCATGATCCTTTGCCTTCGTCCCGAACTGGTACGTCGTGAGCTCGCCACCGGTGCCAACATCCCTTTTGAATCGGCCTTCTATTGCCCAGATTTCTCAAGCCCTAGCCGCGTGGATGTGCCTCGTGCTTTCGACCAACTGAGCCAAACCGGTGCCTTTGGTCACCCGGAATTGGCTACCCAAGAAAAGGGTGAGGCGCTCTTTCAGGCCGTCGCCGAACAGGTGGTCAGCTTTCTACGCGAATTCGCAACCTGGCCCTCTCTAACACCTCAATGAAAAGGAACATACCCATGCAAAACCCCGCTCAGTCGCATCCTCTCCAAAGGTACCTAAATAGCACAGTGACCGTCTACTATCACACGAGTTACTCCGACAGTGGCGCCTTAACCTATCTAGATGCCCACTGGGTGGAGCTAGTAAAAGCGAACGGCGAGCGTCTCCTTATTCCTACCAATGGCATTCGAATCATCAAGTTGCAAACGGCCGCAGAAGCCGATTCGAACACTCTCGTTCGGGCTAGTGCGCCCGATTCCTCTCAAGAAGAACGGTAAGCTTGCTTGAGGTCTCTCTAACAAGCTAATATGCTCGCAAAAAGCGGCATAGAGGAGATTCTTCGTTTATTCGATGGAGAGAGACGGGCATCGAATCGTGTGCCAAACTGGCAGCGATCTTTTTCGGGACACTGCTTGTATCAAAGCTCAATAGCCTGAGGTGAGCGCGTGGGCAAGAATGTCGCAAACATGGCCTTCTAGTCCTATATCTATCACGGTAGAAAGGGTTTTAGGGGCAGCCATCAGTAACTGCAAGATGCGCGATACCGTTGGCTTATCGCCCACTGTTTCTGCAGCTAAAGCCCACCATACCACACGTCCGAGTTCGTCCTCCGTCATTAACTTGGAGGGCAAATAGAGCGCTTGTTTACGCAAAGCGAAGTAGAGCGCACGGGTCTCATTCGTTTTTGGCAGCCAGGCGATCGCCATAAGCTGTGCCATCTGATCGGGGTACCATACCATGGGCTGTTTTACCTCGATGCCGACTCCGTCGGCCTGGCGTCCAACAAGAAAATGGCCCCGACCCCTACTGTCAGATATCCAAAGCAGCGTGTTAATGGCCTCTAGCGTCGAACGGGCTCGATGTCTATAGAGGCGTGCCAACTGCGGACGATGCATTTTTTGCGCGAACTCAGCGGCAGCTACCCACCCTTTATAGACCTCCACGTTATCCATAGTATACATGGCTGGATAGCGTGGCTTTGCCATAGTGAGCCCGTTCGTTTGCAGCGTCAAGCAGACGCTGTTTGCGAGCTTAGGAAGCACGGCCAGGAGTTTTTGCTCCCAAGAGGGGTCTTTAGCAACCTGTAGATACTTCCAGGCTAACTCCATAAACGTGGCGGCATAGGCGTCGGTTGAGTCGTAATCGTTGGTGGAACGCCAAGCGCCTATATCCCCCGAATAGTCGTAGATCGTGCCATCCGCGTTCATATGGGCTATATACCACTCTTGCCATCGCTTTACGGCCTGAAGGAGACCAGGATCATGGGTTATCCTATAGGCATCGAGCAGCCCCATCGCCGCGTAATTTGCTACGTAGGGTGAGAGGCGATAGGGAGGCCGATCGCCCATGACGAGGGCACCATCCGATCGCTGTTGTGCTATAATGGCCTTTACAACAGACACTAGTGTGGCAGCCAACGCATTTCGCTGCCATTTGGCAACAGGAGAATAGGAATCGAGAGTTTGTGGCAACCCCTTTCCCGCACCGATCGCAGTCCAGCAGATCAGCAGACATAGAAAATGCCTACTCTTCACCATGATGTCGTTGTATCTCTCCAAAATTTGAGTTCTTCGTGATAAGTTTACCCTGTGTCGGTAATGCTCTCCTTGATTCTTCGTGCATGGTAACGGTAAACTTTGACATTCTGCCTAAAGTTCAAGTCAGGGAGTTCTTGCTCAATCGCGAGATCTGTGCAAAGTTAATTTCCTTAATGCCGTCGTGGTGGAACCAGAAGCTAGGCAGAGGCG of Chthonomonas calidirosea T49 contains these proteins:
- a CDS encoding creatininase family protein, which codes for MQLGEKSWPEAHELADKVVVLPLGSFEQHGHHLPLLTDTLICTEIARRAEAALGDAVLFLPVLWVGASDHHRAFPGTISVSNELYVALLCDMIESLIGSGFRKIFLLNAHGGNITPGRMAIYRAQMRHKDLTDLWIALGTWWTLAADAVAAVPELQQLVVSHACEQETSMILCLRPELVRRELATGANIPFESAFYCPDFSSPSRVDVPRAFDQLSQTGAFGHPELATQEKGEALFQAVAEQVVSFLREFATWPSLTPQ